The Saccharomonospora cyanea NA-134 genome includes a region encoding these proteins:
- a CDS encoding DUF3099 domain-containing protein, which yields MDNGGEAVKEHDKHAAPVLITEAAPSYDDEMALRKRKYVIMMSLRVPCLVLAGVFYHTWWLALALVLLSVPLPWVAVLIANDRPPRKSEQVSRFQRRARAIEDRPHRVIDSSEEPPSS from the coding sequence ATGGACAACGGAGGTGAGGCGGTGAAGGAGCACGACAAGCACGCCGCTCCGGTGCTGATCACCGAGGCAGCGCCCTCCTACGACGACGAGATGGCCCTGCGCAAGCGCAAGTACGTCATCATGATGAGCCTGCGCGTGCCGTGCCTGGTCCTCGCGGGAGTCTTTTACCACACCTGGTGGCTGGCACTGGCGCTCGTCCTGCTGTCGGTACCGCTGCCGTGGGTGGCGGTGTTGATCGCCAACGACCGTCCACCCCGGAAGTCCGAGCAGGTCAGCAGGTTCCAGCGCCGGGCGCGGGCGATCGAGGACCGCCCGCACCGTGTCATCGACTCGTCCGAGGAGCCGCCCAGTTCCTAG
- a CDS encoding DUF7782 domain-containing protein has translation MNDALPEFSTETCARLRDAFRSARYDADGVVDLLGLQAHAALGRGEPEPARRASRDAAALGVLVRLFLLGDTEPADAVESALSPLSLDDALATGIVRRGGDGSDGLRAGFDIRPHGDEHGSWWIVSDLDPEQSGTPASPDHVLGVGHASLSLVRATSRRPAESVLDLGTGNGVQALHASRYARRVTATDTSARALRLAAATFALNELDVELLRGEWFAPVARRRFDRIVCNPPFVVGPPRVDYVYRDSGLAGDDASALLVRQLPAFLTDGGSGHLLASWLHVRGEDWADRVHRWLPPRTDAWFVQRDVADPALYVGTWLRDAGIDPRSAEGRVKAAAWLDWFAENDVEGIGFGFVTLRRTDVPTPTVVCEDLRHAFDDPLGEEAAAWLDRVDWLRAHEPDLLDVVYRVPGNVALERIETPSEDGWSTTVRRLHRTDGPGWQHELDELTTALLAGCRGMLSMSDLLELLAAAHGEDPELLRTAARPLVAELVRHGMLEESR, from the coding sequence GTGAACGATGCTCTTCCCGAGTTCTCCACCGAGACCTGCGCCCGGCTGCGGGACGCGTTCCGCAGCGCCCGCTACGACGCCGACGGCGTGGTCGACCTCCTGGGCCTGCAGGCCCACGCCGCGCTCGGCCGTGGCGAGCCGGAACCCGCCCGGCGGGCGAGCCGGGACGCGGCCGCCCTCGGCGTGCTGGTGCGGTTGTTCCTGCTCGGGGACACCGAACCCGCCGACGCGGTCGAATCGGCGCTGTCGCCCCTGTCGCTGGACGACGCGCTCGCCACGGGCATCGTGCGCCGAGGTGGTGACGGGTCGGACGGCCTGCGCGCCGGGTTCGACATCCGCCCTCACGGTGACGAGCACGGCAGTTGGTGGATCGTGTCGGACCTCGACCCCGAACAGTCGGGGACGCCAGCCTCTCCCGACCACGTGCTCGGTGTCGGGCACGCGTCACTGAGTCTCGTGCGGGCCACCAGCAGGCGTCCCGCGGAGAGCGTGCTCGACCTCGGTACCGGCAACGGCGTCCAGGCACTGCACGCGAGCCGGTACGCGCGGCGGGTCACCGCCACCGACACGTCCGCCCGGGCGTTGCGCCTCGCGGCGGCGACGTTCGCGCTCAACGAGCTCGACGTCGAACTGCTCCGGGGCGAGTGGTTCGCGCCCGTGGCACGGCGCCGTTTCGACCGGATCGTGTGCAACCCGCCGTTCGTCGTGGGACCGCCGCGGGTGGACTACGTGTATCGCGACTCGGGCCTCGCCGGGGACGACGCGAGCGCGCTGCTCGTGCGGCAGCTCCCCGCGTTCCTCACCGACGGGGGCTCCGGCCACCTGCTGGCCTCCTGGCTGCACGTGCGTGGCGAGGACTGGGCCGACCGGGTGCACCGGTGGCTGCCCCCGAGGACGGACGCGTGGTTCGTGCAACGAGACGTCGCCGACCCCGCTCTCTACGTGGGTACGTGGCTGCGCGACGCGGGCATCGACCCCCGCTCCGCCGAGGGGCGGGTGAAGGCCGCCGCGTGGCTGGACTGGTTCGCCGAGAACGACGTGGAGGGCATCGGCTTCGGGTTCGTGACCCTTCGCCGTACGGACGTCCCGACCCCGACGGTGGTGTGTGAGGACCTGCGCCACGCCTTCGACGACCCGCTCGGCGAGGAGGCCGCAGCCTGGCTCGACCGGGTCGACTGGCTCCGCGCCCACGAGCCCGACCTCCTGGACGTCGTCTACCGCGTGCCCGGGAACGTCGCGCTGGAACGCATCGAGACGCCCAGCGAGGACGGTTGGTCCACGACCGTGCGCAGATTGCACCGCACGGACGGTCCCGGCTGGCAGCACGAGCTCGACGAGCTCACCACGGCACTGCTGGCGGGCTGCCGCGGCATGCTGTCGATGTCGGACCTGCTGGAGCTGCTTGCCGCGGCACACGGTGAGGACCCGGAGCTCCTGCGCACGGCCGCCCGGCCGCTGGTCGCCGAACTGGTGCGCCACGGGATGCTGGAGGAGAGCCGATGA
- the dtd gene encoding D-aminoacyl-tRNA deacylase — protein MRAVVARVTEASVTVDGDVVGAIDEPGLLVLLGVHTTDDSEQVETMARKLYELRILRDEQSCATTGAPLLVVSQFTLYGDTRRGRRPSWTAAARPEHAEPLVEAVVRRLRDRGARVSTGRFGAMMSVHSVNDGPFTVLVEV, from the coding sequence ATGAGGGCCGTGGTCGCGCGGGTCACCGAGGCGTCGGTGACGGTGGACGGCGACGTCGTCGGCGCCATCGACGAGCCCGGCCTGCTCGTGTTGCTCGGCGTGCACACGACCGACGACTCCGAGCAGGTGGAGACGATGGCCCGCAAACTGTACGAACTGCGCATCCTTCGTGACGAACAGTCGTGCGCGACCACGGGAGCGCCACTGCTCGTGGTCAGTCAGTTCACGCTCTACGGGGACACGCGCAGGGGCAGGCGTCCATCCTGGACCGCGGCGGCTCGGCCCGAGCACGCCGAGCCGCTCGTCGAAGCCGTGGTGCGGCGACTGCGCGACCGAGGCGCGCGTGTGTCCACCGGGCGCTTCGGCGCGATGATGTCGGTGCACAGCGTGAACGACGGCCCGTTCACGGTTCTCGTGGAGGTCTGA
- a CDS encoding sigma-70 family RNA polymerase sigma factor — translation MSVQTLEREARGIRQRSIPAPAADDVVPVPVEEQPDLDAQGPAADLVRVYLNGIGKTALLTAEEEVDLAKRIEAGVFAQHVLDTSGDLSAERRGELAAIVRDGERAKNHLLQANLRLVVSLAKRYTGRGMPLLDLIQEGNLGLIRAVEKFDYAKGFKFSTYATWWIRQAITRGMADQGRTIRLPVHLVEQVNKLARIKRDLHQRLGREATNEELAAESGIAETKVASLLDHARDPVSLDMPVGTEEDAPLGDFIEDSEATDAESTVISTLLQDDLRRVLATLDDREQQVIRLRYGLDDGQPRTLDQIGKHFSLSRERVRQIEREVMAKLRHGERADRLRAYAS, via the coding sequence ATGTCCGTCCAGACACTCGAACGTGAGGCTCGCGGGATCCGCCAGCGCAGCATTCCCGCACCCGCCGCCGACGACGTTGTGCCTGTGCCCGTCGAGGAACAGCCCGACCTCGACGCCCAGGGACCTGCCGCCGACCTGGTGCGTGTGTACCTCAACGGCATCGGCAAGACCGCTCTGCTGACCGCCGAGGAGGAGGTCGACCTCGCCAAGCGCATCGAGGCGGGTGTGTTCGCCCAGCACGTGCTCGACACCTCCGGCGACCTCTCCGCTGAACGCAGGGGCGAGCTGGCGGCCATCGTGCGCGACGGTGAGCGCGCCAAGAACCACCTCCTGCAGGCGAACCTGCGTCTGGTGGTGTCGCTCGCGAAGCGGTACACCGGGCGGGGGATGCCGCTGCTCGACCTCATCCAGGAGGGCAACCTCGGGCTGATCCGCGCGGTCGAGAAGTTCGACTACGCCAAGGGTTTCAAGTTCTCCACGTACGCGACGTGGTGGATCCGGCAGGCCATCACGCGCGGCATGGCCGACCAGGGCCGCACCATCCGGCTCCCCGTGCACCTCGTGGAGCAGGTGAACAAGCTGGCGCGCATCAAGCGCGACCTTCACCAGCGGCTCGGCCGGGAGGCCACCAACGAGGAGCTGGCCGCCGAGTCCGGGATCGCGGAGACGAAGGTCGCGAGCCTGCTCGACCACGCGCGCGATCCGGTGAGCCTCGACATGCCGGTCGGCACGGAGGAGGACGCCCCGCTGGGCGACTTCATCGAGGACTCCGAGGCCACCGACGCCGAGAGCACGGTCATCTCGACCCTGTTGCAGGACGACCTCCGCCGGGTGCTGGCGACCCTCGACGATCGCGAACAGCAGGTGATCCGCCTGCGCTACGGCCTCGACGACGGCCAGCCCCGCACTCTCGACCAGATCGGCAAGCACTTCAGCCTGTCCCGCGAGCGGGTGCGGCAGATCGAGCGGGAGGTCATGGCCAAGCTGCGCCACGGCGAGCGGGCCGACCGGCTGCGCGCTTACGCGAGCTGA
- a CDS encoding fumarate hydratase: MTVTTPGPGSSPARTTREFNHTEVLPLGKDTSTEYRLVTADGVRVVEAAGRRFLEIEPETLTLLARTAITDIQHLLRSEHLAQLRAIVDDPEASGNDRFVAMDLLRNAAISAGGVLPMCQDTGTAIVIGKRAEGVLTGGDDERALSKGVFEAYQELNLRYSQMAPLNFWEERNTGTNLPAQVELYHKDAEADADPSYEFLFMAKGGGSANKTFLYQETKAVLNPKRLARFLDEKLRSLGTAACPPYHLAIVVGGMSAEYNLKVAKLASARYLDELPREGSELGHGFRDVELEQQVLEMTRQFGIGAQFGGKYFCHDVRVIRLPRHGASCPVGIAVSCSADRQAKAKITSEGVFIEQLERDPARFLPDVTDDELSDEVVEVDLNRPMSEIREQLSSLPVKTRLSLTGPLVVARDIAHAKIAERLEAGEEMPQYLRDHPVYYAGPAKTPDGYASGSFGPTTAGRMDSYVAQFQAAGGSLVMLAKGNRSKQVTESCRAHGGFYLGSIGGPAARLAQDCIKKVEVLEYPELGMEAVWRIEVEDFPAFIVIDDKGNDFFADTSEPVLQISFRS; this comes from the coding sequence GTGACTGTGACCACTCCTGGGCCGGGGTCGTCCCCCGCCCGCACCACACGCGAGTTCAACCACACCGAAGTTCTGCCGCTGGGCAAGGACACCAGCACCGAGTACCGGCTCGTGACGGCCGACGGGGTGCGTGTCGTGGAGGCGGCGGGCAGGCGGTTTTTGGAGATCGAGCCGGAAACGCTGACGCTGCTGGCACGCACGGCGATCACCGACATCCAGCACCTGCTGCGTTCGGAGCACCTCGCGCAGCTTCGCGCGATCGTGGACGACCCCGAGGCGAGCGGTAACGACCGGTTCGTGGCCATGGACCTGCTGCGCAACGCCGCCATCTCGGCGGGTGGTGTGCTGCCGATGTGCCAGGACACGGGCACGGCCATCGTCATCGGCAAGCGCGCGGAGGGCGTGCTCACCGGCGGCGACGACGAGCGGGCGCTGTCGAAGGGTGTCTTCGAGGCGTACCAGGAGCTGAACCTGCGGTACTCGCAGATGGCGCCGCTGAACTTCTGGGAGGAACGCAACACGGGTACGAACCTGCCCGCGCAGGTCGAGCTGTACCACAAGGACGCCGAAGCGGACGCCGACCCGTCGTACGAGTTCCTGTTCATGGCCAAGGGCGGCGGCAGCGCCAACAAGACGTTCCTGTACCAGGAGACCAAGGCCGTGCTGAACCCCAAGCGGCTCGCGCGGTTCCTCGACGAGAAGCTGCGCAGTCTCGGCACGGCGGCCTGCCCGCCCTACCATCTCGCGATCGTCGTCGGCGGCATGTCCGCCGAGTACAACCTCAAGGTCGCGAAGCTGGCGTCCGCGCGTTATCTCGACGAGCTGCCTCGCGAGGGTTCCGAGCTGGGCCACGGGTTCCGGGACGTGGAGCTGGAGCAGCAGGTGCTCGAGATGACACGCCAGTTCGGCATCGGCGCCCAGTTCGGCGGCAAGTACTTCTGCCACGACGTGCGCGTGATCCGGTTGCCGCGCCACGGCGCGTCGTGTCCCGTGGGAATCGCCGTGTCGTGCTCGGCCGACCGGCAGGCCAAGGCGAAGATCACCTCGGAGGGCGTGTTCATCGAGCAGCTCGAACGCGACCCGGCACGCTTCCTCCCCGACGTGACCGACGACGAGCTGTCGGACGAGGTCGTCGAGGTGGACCTGAACCGGCCGATGTCGGAGATCCGGGAGCAGTTGTCGAGCCTGCCGGTGAAGACGCGTCTGAGCCTGACCGGCCCGCTGGTGGTGGCGCGCGACATCGCCCACGCGAAGATCGCGGAGCGGCTGGAGGCCGGTGAGGAGATGCCGCAGTACCTGCGCGACCACCCGGTCTACTACGCTGGTCCCGCGAAGACCCCCGACGGCTACGCCTCGGGTTCGTTCGGCCCGACCACGGCAGGCCGGATGGACTCCTACGTCGCGCAGTTCCAGGCCGCCGGGGGTTCGTTGGTCATGCTGGCCAAGGGAAACCGGTCGAAGCAGGTCACCGAGTCGTGCCGCGCGCACGGCGGCTTCTACCTCGGCTCCATCGGTGGTCCCGCGGCGAGGCTCGCCCAGGACTGCATCAAGAAGGTCGAGGTCCTGGAGTACCCGGAACTGGGCATGGAAGCGGTGTGGCGCATCGAGGTCGAGGACTTCCCCGCGTTCATCGTCATCGACGACAAGGGCAACGACTTCTTCGCCGACACCTCGGAGCCGGTGCTCCAGATCTCGTTCCGTTCCTAG
- a CDS encoding APC family permease, whose translation MSSRPRLKRTLGTRDAVVVGLGSMIGAGVFTALAPAARAAGSGVLLALAIAALVAYCNATASARLAARYPDSGGTYVYGRERLGPFWGYLAGWGFVVGKTASCAAMALTVVTYAAPGLDQPWRSLVTAGVVVVLTALNYAGVRRSALATRVLVAFSLAVLALVVLAVAVGGDADATRLAPTTGFDPLGVVEAAGLLFFAFAGYARIATLGEEVREPQRTIPRAVRTALGVVLVVYLLVTVATLAQLSAATLAAQPDPLAHAVETTSWAALGPVVRIGAVVAACGSLLALLLGVSRTVLAMSRDGHLPGGLAAVHPRRGIPHHAELAVGAVVAALAATADLRGVIGFSSFAVLVYYAVANASAWTLGAGRLLPAVGLAGCTVLAFGLPWTSVVTGTAVLALGALVYGVRTALPRRRR comes from the coding sequence ATGTCCTCCCGTCCTCGGTTGAAACGGACCCTCGGCACCCGCGACGCCGTGGTCGTCGGACTGGGTTCGATGATCGGGGCGGGAGTGTTCACGGCTCTCGCCCCGGCCGCCCGCGCCGCGGGCTCCGGCGTGCTGCTCGCCCTCGCGATCGCGGCGCTCGTGGCGTACTGCAACGCGACGGCCTCGGCACGGCTCGCCGCCCGCTACCCGGACTCGGGTGGTACGTACGTGTACGGGAGGGAGCGGCTGGGGCCGTTCTGGGGTTACCTCGCGGGCTGGGGATTCGTCGTCGGCAAGACCGCGAGCTGCGCGGCGATGGCGCTCACCGTGGTCACCTACGCCGCCCCCGGGCTCGACCAGCCGTGGCGGAGCCTGGTCACGGCGGGGGTCGTGGTGGTTCTGACGGCGTTGAACTACGCGGGCGTGCGGAGATCGGCTCTCGCCACCCGCGTGCTGGTGGCCTTCAGTCTCGCGGTGCTGGCGCTCGTGGTGCTCGCGGTGGCCGTGGGCGGTGACGCCGACGCCACGCGCCTCGCGCCGACGACCGGGTTCGATCCGCTGGGCGTCGTGGAGGCGGCGGGGTTGCTGTTCTTCGCGTTCGCGGGGTACGCGCGCATCGCCACGCTGGGCGAGGAGGTACGGGAGCCGCAGCGGACCATCCCGAGGGCCGTCCGTACGGCGCTGGGCGTCGTGCTCGTGGTCTACCTGCTCGTCACGGTGGCGACGCTGGCCCAGCTCTCAGCGGCGACGCTGGCCGCGCAACCCGACCCGCTCGCCCACGCCGTGGAGACGACGTCGTGGGCGGCGCTCGGCCCCGTGGTGCGGATCGGCGCGGTGGTCGCGGCGTGCGGGTCGTTGCTCGCGCTGCTGCTGGGTGTCTCCCGCACCGTGCTCGCGATGAGTCGGGACGGTCACCTGCCGGGCGGCCTCGCCGCCGTGCACCCCCGGCGCGGCATCCCCCACCACGCCGAGCTCGCCGTGGGCGCGGTGGTGGCCGCGCTCGCCGCGACGGCGGACCTGCGCGGGGTCATCGGGTTCTCGTCGTTCGCGGTACTGGTCTACTACGCCGTCGCCAACGCGAGCGCGTGGACGCTGGGAGCCGGGCGGCTCCTGCCCGCCGTCGGGCTCGCCGGGTGCACCGTGCTGGCGTTCGGTCTGCCGTGGACCTCCGTCGTGACCGGCACGGCGGTGCTGGCACTGGGGGCCCTGGTGTACGGCGTGCGGACGGCGTTGCCCCGCAGGCGGCGGTGA
- a CDS encoding WGxxGxxG family protein, with product MTVGRMVAVACVLVPLMGTPVAHAETAPSAATAAQTAAQTPDAQQRGEAGDEPPWGLLGLTGLLGLVGLARRRRRPVVADPLSPYPVMRATDAARRRDPHASAPGMPAVGGPQPPQPPQPPSLSQASQQPGGAFGNAGVPRALTAHTPPAIPAQNPGVHERLPTTSRPVPAPRSAAAPSDSSPTSVTSDGNIRLAPAPPLHANRLSPPNLDISGIPGMADAPPAKPRWPQREYD from the coding sequence GTGACCGTTGGCAGGATGGTGGCGGTGGCGTGTGTGCTCGTGCCGCTCATGGGGACACCCGTGGCACATGCCGAAACCGCCCCGTCCGCCGCGACAGCAGCCCAGACAGCAGCCCAGACGCCGGATGCCCAGCAGCGCGGGGAAGCCGGCGACGAACCGCCCTGGGGACTGCTGGGCCTCACCGGGCTGCTCGGCCTGGTGGGCCTGGCCCGGAGGCGGCGTCGGCCCGTGGTGGCCGATCCGCTCTCCCCGTACCCGGTGATGCGGGCGACGGACGCGGCGCGACGCCGCGACCCCCACGCCTCGGCGCCCGGCATGCCCGCCGTGGGCGGCCCGCAGCCACCGCAGCCACCGCAGCCGCCGTCGTTGTCACAGGCGTCGCAGCAGCCGGGTGGCGCGTTCGGAAACGCTGGAGTTCCCCGGGCTCTCACCGCGCACACGCCACCGGCCATCCCGGCGCAGAACCCGGGGGTTCACGAGCGCCTGCCCACCACTTCGCGCCCGGTACCCGCTCCGCGGTCCGCCGCCGCCCCCTCGGACTCCTCGCCCACGAGCGTCACGAGTGACGGCAACATTCGGCTCGCCCCCGCGCCGCCGCTGCACGCGAACCGCCTCAGTCCGCCGAACCTCGACATCTCCGGCATTCCCGGTATGGCCGACGCTCCACCTGCGAAACCGCGGTGGCCGCAGCGCGAGTACGACTGA
- a CDS encoding polysaccharide deacetylase family protein: MALRRILFLAAAASLVAGCTHTVAPEASPHETTGANVPTDPSTPLPDPEEVGANELGVVPVLMYHRIVPEPASVYDRTPEDFRAELQRLADSGYVPVTTAELATGRLDLPAGTHPVVLTFDDGDPSTIRMDGSRVAPDTAIGTLLDVARDNPGFRPTASVYVNEEPFGGGEAGRRALRWLVDNGFEVGNHTFGHADLGTSSPRAAQQAIADGDESIREAVPGYAPTTLALPFGARPEPGELALRGDGYDYRAVLLVGANPAPSPFSVEFDAAAVPRIRSQGPDGEGAEFGSTAWLDELAADPGSLYTSDGDPARISYPRDDDTLNPEFAEAAAPY; encoded by the coding sequence ATGGCCCTTCGACGAATCCTGTTCCTGGCCGCGGCGGCATCGCTGGTCGCGGGCTGCACGCACACCGTCGCGCCCGAGGCGAGTCCGCACGAGACCACCGGCGCGAACGTCCCCACGGACCCCAGCACGCCACTGCCGGACCCCGAGGAGGTCGGTGCCAACGAGCTCGGTGTGGTGCCCGTGCTCATGTACCACCGGATCGTGCCGGAGCCCGCGTCGGTGTACGACAGGACGCCCGAGGACTTCCGGGCGGAACTGCAGCGCCTCGCCGACTCCGGCTACGTGCCCGTCACGACGGCCGAGCTGGCCACGGGACGACTCGACCTGCCCGCGGGTACCCACCCGGTCGTGCTGACGTTCGACGACGGTGATCCGAGCACGATCCGGATGGACGGCTCCCGCGTCGCACCCGACACGGCGATCGGGACGCTGCTGGACGTCGCGCGGGACAATCCGGGTTTCCGTCCCACGGCGAGCGTGTACGTGAACGAGGAGCCCTTCGGCGGTGGAGAGGCCGGGCGGCGGGCGTTGCGCTGGCTGGTGGACAACGGGTTCGAGGTGGGCAACCACACCTTCGGCCACGCCGACCTCGGCACCTCGTCGCCCCGGGCTGCGCAGCAGGCCATCGCCGACGGCGACGAGTCGATCCGCGAGGCCGTGCCGGGTTACGCGCCCACCACGCTCGCTCTGCCGTTCGGGGCGCGCCCCGAGCCGGGCGAACTCGCCCTGCGCGGTGACGGCTACGACTACCGGGCGGTGCTGTTGGTGGGAGCCAATCCCGCCCCGTCGCCGTTTTCGGTGGAGTTCGACGCGGCGGCCGTGCCCCGTATCCGGTCGCAGGGGCCGGACGGTGAGGGGGCGGAGTTCGGTTCGACGGCCTGGCTGGACGAGCTGGCGGCCGACCCCGGGTCGCTCTACACCTCCGACGGTGATCCCGCCCGGATCTCCTACCCGCGTGACGACGACACCCTGAACCCGGAGTTCGCCGAGGCCGCGGCACCGTACTGA
- a CDS encoding putative glycoside hydrolase, which produces MPRFRLSPRWTVALVSVPAVAAAVLVPSSIPDRADATVTGLPDHPVRPNVLEGVRISSPHGLHGLVAMLDGERLPLYPDGNVLRPETVILDEGVHLLVVSPPPGVFGDADPARITFRVDNTPPELDVQPPEPVKQGTEGEIRGSAPGAVLVSVDGEQTRPGPDGSFVFPVRAGTSVVTVVARDEAGNEAVKRVPIALRHPGMKAVHLTASAWASPTLREPVLEMVREGRIDTVQLDIKDESGRIGYASQVPLAQEIGANAGLYDAREALDLLHEEGVRVVGRLVAFRDPVLGRASWEEGYYDRVIQTTDGSAWSGGYGDYSFTNFAAPEVRAYNIALAEEAAELGFDDILYDYIRRPDGDSSAMVFPGLTTTPEESIASFLAESRAAVRKHGAFQGASVFGIAATRPEQIAQDIPAMSEHVDYVAPMVYPSHWGPGEYGVEDPESQPYDITARSLMDFQDLAQENGRTEVIPWLQAFSLGVEYGPYEIRAQIEAAEDVGIDSFLLWNAACRYDPRALPPT; this is translated from the coding sequence ATGCCGAGGTTTCGATTGAGTCCTCGATGGACAGTCGCGCTCGTGTCGGTGCCGGCGGTCGCCGCCGCCGTGCTCGTTCCTTCGAGCATCCCGGACCGGGCTGACGCGACCGTCACAGGCCTGCCGGACCACCCGGTGCGGCCGAACGTCCTGGAGGGGGTACGCATCTCCTCCCCACACGGACTCCACGGCCTCGTCGCCATGTTGGACGGCGAACGGTTGCCGCTGTACCCCGACGGCAACGTGCTGCGCCCCGAGACCGTCATCCTCGACGAAGGAGTGCACCTGCTCGTCGTCTCGCCCCCGCCCGGAGTCTTCGGTGACGCCGATCCCGCTCGGATCACCTTCCGGGTCGACAACACCCCACCCGAGCTGGACGTCCAGCCTCCCGAACCCGTGAAGCAGGGCACCGAGGGTGAGATCCGGGGCAGCGCGCCGGGAGCGGTGCTGGTGTCGGTCGACGGTGAGCAGACACGCCCCGGCCCTGACGGTTCCTTCGTCTTTCCCGTGCGGGCCGGGACGAGCGTCGTCACGGTCGTCGCCCGCGACGAAGCGGGCAACGAGGCCGTCAAGCGGGTGCCGATCGCGCTGCGTCACCCCGGTATGAAGGCCGTCCACCTCACGGCGAGCGCCTGGGCGAGCCCCACACTGCGCGAACCCGTGCTGGAGATGGTGCGGGAAGGCCGCATCGACACCGTGCAGCTCGACATCAAGGACGAGAGCGGGCGGATCGGCTACGCGTCACAGGTTCCGCTGGCCCAGGAGATCGGCGCGAACGCCGGTCTCTACGACGCCAGGGAGGCCCTCGACCTGCTCCACGAGGAGGGAGTCCGCGTCGTCGGCAGACTCGTGGCGTTCCGCGACCCCGTGCTCGGCAGAGCGTCCTGGGAGGAGGGGTACTACGACCGGGTCATCCAGACCACCGACGGAAGCGCGTGGTCCGGAGGATACGGCGACTACTCGTTCACCAACTTCGCCGCTCCGGAGGTCCGGGCCTACAACATCGCGCTGGCCGAGGAAGCCGCCGAACTCGGGTTCGACGACATCCTCTACGACTACATCCGCAGGCCGGACGGTGACTCCTCGGCCATGGTGTTTCCCGGCCTGACGACCACACCCGAGGAGTCGATCGCGAGCTTCCTCGCCGAGTCCCGCGCAGCCGTTCGCAAGCACGGTGCGTTCCAGGGCGCGTCGGTGTTCGGGATCGCCGCCACCCGGCCCGAGCAGATCGCGCAGGACATCCCGGCGATGTCGGAGCACGTGGATTACGTGGCCCCGATGGTGTACCCGTCGCACTGGGGTCCCGGCGAGTACGGCGTGGAGGACCCGGAGAGCCAGCCGTACGACATCACGGCGCGCTCACTCATGGACTTCCAGGACCTGGCTCAGGAGAACGGGCGCACGGAGGTGATCCCGTGGCTCCAGGCGTTCAGCCTCGGCGTCGAGTACGGGCCCTACGAGATCCGCGCGCAGATCGAGGCCGCCGAGGACGTCGGTATCGACTCGTTCCTGCTGTGGAACGCCGCCTGCCGGTACGACCCGAGGGCGTTGCCGCCCACCTGA
- a CDS encoding SDR family oxidoreductase, whose protein sequence is MNDGRVAVVTGAGSGIGRAVARAFLSDGYRVALAGRRKEALQETAAGSTEGTALVVPTDVTDPDAVSALFDAVVGEWGRVDVLFNNAGTLGPSGAIDTVPVEEWRRTVDVNLTGMFLCARAAVRVMKAQNPRGGRIVNNGSIAASAPRPESVAYSATKHAVTGLTKSILLDCRAFDIGCGQIDIGNAATEMTAGFGAGAKQADGSVRPEPSFDVSHVADAVRYMAGLPLEANVFSLTVTATGMPFVGRG, encoded by the coding sequence ATGAACGACGGGCGGGTCGCGGTGGTGACCGGAGCGGGTTCCGGCATCGGCAGGGCGGTGGCGCGGGCGTTTCTGAGCGACGGCTACCGCGTCGCGCTCGCGGGCCGGCGCAAGGAAGCGTTACAGGAGACCGCCGCGGGCAGCACGGAGGGCACGGCCCTCGTGGTCCCCACCGACGTCACCGACCCCGACGCCGTGAGCGCGCTGTTCGACGCCGTCGTGGGTGAGTGGGGCCGCGTGGACGTGCTGTTCAACAACGCAGGCACCCTCGGTCCCTCCGGAGCCATCGACACGGTGCCGGTGGAGGAGTGGCGCCGCACCGTCGACGTGAACCTCACCGGCATGTTCCTCTGTGCGCGGGCGGCCGTGCGGGTGATGAAGGCGCAGAACCCGCGCGGCGGGAGGATCGTCAACAACGGGTCGATCGCCGCGTCGGCACCACGGCCGGAGAGCGTCGCCTATTCCGCCACGAAACACGCCGTCACCGGACTGACCAAGTCGATCCTGCTCGACTGCCGCGCGTTCGACATCGGCTGCGGGCAGATCGACATCGGCAACGCCGCCACCGAGATGACGGCGGGGTTCGGGGCGGGTGCCAAGCAGGCCGACGGCAGTGTCCGGCCGGAGCCCAGCTTCGACGTGTCCCACGTCGCCGACGCCGTGCGGTACATGGCCGGTCTCCCGCTGGAGGCCAACGTGTTCTCACTGACCGTCACCGCCACCGGGATGCCGTTCGTGGGGCGTGGCTGA